The following are encoded in a window of Rosa chinensis cultivar Old Blush chromosome 4, RchiOBHm-V2, whole genome shotgun sequence genomic DNA:
- the LOC112196761 gene encoding protein IQ-DOMAIN 14 → MGKKGSWFSAIKKVFSPHSKEKAANGLEKKSAKEKKKGKQKNGDTNSFIPLFREPSSIEKIFGDFEREQHVISFRPPVPDEQPQSPPSVLPRVASPRAPSPRAASPRVPSPRAPSPRAPSPRAPSPRIVHHHKEISYRPEPTLRNHHASATKIQASYRGYMARRSFRALKGLVRLQGVVRGQNVKRQTANAMKYMQLLVRVQSQIQSRRIQMLESQARRQVQYKNDKDVENTFGKWTLSQASEMGNNDDWDDSLLTKEEIEARMQKKVEAVVKRERAMAYAYSHQLWKATPKSGQTPLADIRSGGFPWWWNWLERQLPPKDPPVETNAMKTFQPTPSRPRPELKQSPLPQSRQHPFAYDSNLDTPKSSKSTMNLTTLKQARTPPTFNMSTPQANSSGLSKYTRPTAGGSDSPFGFPLKDDDSLVSCPPFSVPSYMAPTASAKAKARASSNPRERFMGTPISESKRRLSFPLTQGIGSFKWKKGPFFSNNKDSGSQRILDKNQSLQSIENMSIDSTVSMPAGVGRRPFNRFV, encoded by the exons ATGGGAAAGAAAGGGAGTTGGTTTTCTGCCATAAAGAAGGTTTTTTCACCGCACTCCAAGGAGAAGGCAGCCAAT GGTTTGGAGAAGAAAAgtgcaaaagaaaagaagaaaggaaaacaaaaaaatggagACACTAATTCATTCATTCCCCTGTTCAGAGAACCAAGCAGTATTGAGAAAATTTTTGGGGATTTTGAAAGGGAGCAACATGTAATATCTTTTAGACCTCCTGTACCTGATGAGCAACCACAATCACCGCCTTCAGTGCTTCCAAGAGTTGCTTCTCCAAGGGCTCCTTCTCCAAGGGCAGCTTCTCCAAGGGTTCCTTCTCCAAGGGCTCCTTCTCCAAGAGCGCCTTCTCCAAGAGCTCCATCTCCTAGGATCGTTCATCACCATAAGGAGATCAGCTACAGACCGGAACCAACTCTAAGGAACCACCATGCTTCTGCTACTAAAATCCAAGCATCCTATAGAGGTTATATG GCAAGGAGAAGCTTTAGAGCTCTAAAGGGTCTAGTGAGGCTTCAAGGAGTGGTTAGGGGACAGAATGTCAAGCGTCAAACAGCAAATGCCATGAAATACATGCAACTCTTAGTGCGGGTTCAATCTCAGATTCAATCACGGAGGATCCAGATGTTAGAAAGCCAAGCAAGACGTCAAGTTCAATACAAGAATGACAAAGATGTTGAAAACACATTTGGCAAATGGACCTTGAGCCAGGCA TCTGAGATGGGAAATAATGATGACTGGGATGATAGCTTGCTAACTAAAGAGGAAATAGAGGCGAGGATGCAGAAAAAGGTTGAGGCTGTCGTCAAAAGAGAAAGAGCAATGGCTTATGCATACTCTCACCAG CTGTGGAAAGCTACACCTAAATCAGGTCAAACACCTCTAGCTGATATCCGATCTGGGGGTTTTCCATGGTGGTGGAACTGGTTAGAACGTCAACTCCCGCCAAAAGACCCTCCTGTTGAAACCAATGCAATGAAAACCTTTCAGCCTACTCCGTCAAGACCACGTCCAGAGCTAAAGCAGAGCCCTTTGCCTCAATCAAGGCAACATCCTTTTGCATATGATAGCAATCTGGACACTCCAAAATCCTCAAAATCAACCATGAACCTCACAACACTAAAACAAGCACGAACCCCGCCTACCTTTAATATGAGTACTCCACAAGCAAACAGCTCTGGTTTATCAAAGTACACAAGACCAACAGCAGGTGGATCTGATTCCCCCTTCGGGTTTCCACTAAAGGATGATGATAGCCTTGTAAGCTGCCCTCCGTTCTCGGTTCCAAGCTACATGGCTCCGACGGCGTCAGCCAAAGCCAAAGCTAGAGCTAGTAGTAATCCAAGGGAGAGGTTTATGGGGACTCCAATCAGCGAATCAAAGAGAAGGCTCTCTTTTCCTTTGACTCAAGGTATTGGGTCGTTCAAGTGGAAGAAAGGACCTTTTTTCTCTAATAATAAGGATTCTGGCTCTCAAAGGATTTTAGATAAGAACCAGTCTCTGCAATCTATAGAAAATATGAGTATAGATTCCACGGTTTCTATGCCTGCAGGAGTTGGAAGGAGGCCGTTTAACAGatttgtgtga